The following coding sequences lie in one Raphanus sativus chloroplast, complete genome genomic window:
- the atpE gene encoding ATP synthase CF1 epsilon subunit, with protein sequence MTLNLCVLTPNRIVWDSEVKEIILSTNSGQIGVLPNHAPIATAVDIGILKIRLNNQWLTMALMGGFARIGNNEITILVNDAEKNSDIDPQEAQQTLEIAEANLRKAEGKRQTIEANLALRRARTRVEALNMI encoded by the coding sequence ATGACCTTAAATCTTTGTGTACTGACTCCGAATCGAATTGTTTGGGATTCAGAAGTAAAAGAAATCATTTTATCTACTAATAGTGGACAAATTGGCGTATTACCAAATCACGCGCCGATTGCCACAGCTGTTGATATAGGTATTTTGAAAATACGCCTTAATAACCAATGGTTAACAATGGCTCTGATGGGCGGTTTTGCTAGAATAGGCAATAATGAAATTACTATTTTAGTAAATGATGCAGAGAAGAATAGTGACATTGATCCACAAGAAGCTCAGCAAACTCTTGAAATAGCAGAAGCGAACTTGAGAAAAGCTGAAGGCAAGAGACAAACAATTGAGGCAAATCTAGCTCTCAGACGGGCTCGGACACGCGTCGAGGCTCTCAATATGATTTGA
- the ndhJ gene encoding NADH dehydrogenase subunit J: MQGTLSVWLAKRGLVHRSLGFDYQGIETLQIKPEDWHSIAVILYVYGYNYLRSQCAYDVAPGGLLASVYHLTRIEYGVNQAEEVCIKVFTHRSNPRIPSVFWVWKSTDFQERESYDMLGITYDSHPRLKRILMPESWIGWPLRKDYIAPNFYEIQDAY; the protein is encoded by the coding sequence ATGCAGGGCACTTTGTCCGTTTGGCTAGCCAAACGGGGGCTGGTTCATAGATCGTTGGGCTTCGATTACCAAGGAATAGAGACTTTACAAATAAAGCCCGAAGATTGGCATTCTATTGCTGTAATTTTATATGTATATGGTTACAATTATTTACGTTCCCAATGTGCCTATGATGTGGCACCAGGTGGCCTCTTAGCCAGTGTGTATCATCTTACGAGAATAGAATATGGTGTCAATCAAGCGGAAGAAGTTTGCATAAAAGTATTTACTCACAGGAGTAATCCCAGAATTCCATCTGTTTTCTGGGTTTGGAAAAGTACGGATTTTCAAGAACGGGAATCTTATGATATGTTAGGAATCACTTATGATAGCCATCCTCGGCTGAAACGGATCTTAATGCCCGAAAGTTGGATAGGGTGGCCTTTACGTAAGGATTATATTGCCCCCAATTTTTATGAAATACAAGATGCTTATTGA
- the ndhK gene encoding NADH dehydrogenase subunit K: MNSIKFPVLDRTTKNSVISTTLNDLSNWSRLSSLWPLLYGTSCCFIEFASLIGSRFDFDRYGLVPRSSPRQADLILTAGTVTMKMAPSLVRLYEQMPEPKYVIAMGACTITGGMFSTDSYSTVRGVDKLIPVDVYLPGCPPKPEAVIDAITKLRKKIAREIYKDRIRPQRGNRCFTTNHKFFVVRSTQTGNYDQELLYPPSSTSEISTETFFKYKSPVSSHELVN; this comes from the coding sequence ATGAATTCCATTAAGTTTCCCGTACTTGATCGAACAACAAAAAACTCAGTTATTTCAACTACGTTAAATGATCTTTCAAATTGGTCAAGACTTTCCAGCCTATGGCCGCTTCTTTATGGTACCAGTTGTTGTTTTATTGAATTTGCCTCATTAATAGGCTCCCGATTTGACTTTGATCGTTATGGGCTAGTACCAAGATCAAGTCCTAGGCAGGCGGACCTTATTTTAACAGCAGGTACAGTAACAATGAAAATGGCTCCTTCTTTAGTGAGATTATATGAACAAATGCCTGAACCAAAGTATGTTATTGCTATGGGAGCGTGTACAATTACAGGGGGGATGTTCAGTACCGATTCTTATAGTACTGTTCGAGGGGTTGATAAGCTAATTCCTGTAGATGTCTATTTGCCGGGTTGTCCACCTAAACCAGAGGCTGTTATAGACGCTATAACAAAGCTTCGTAAGAAAATAGCTAGAGAAATCTATAAGGATCGAATTAGACCTCAACGGGGTAATCGGTGTTTTACTACCAATCACAAGTTTTTTGTTGTACGCAGTACGCAGACTGGAAATTATGATCAAGAATTACTCTATCCACCATCATCTACTTCAGAGATCTCTACTGAAACATTTTTTAAATACAAAAGCCCAGTATCTTCCCACGAATTAGTGAATTAG
- the ndhC gene encoding NADH dehydrogenase subunit 3, with protein MFLLYEYDIFWAFLIISSAIPVLAFLISGVLSPITKGPEKLSSYESGIEPIGDAWLQFRIRYYMFALVFVVFDVETVFLYPWAMSFDVLGVSAFIEAFIFVLILILGLVYAWRKGALEWS; from the coding sequence ATGTTTCTGCTTTACGAATATGATATTTTCTGGGCATTTTTAATAATATCAAGTGCTATTCCTGTTTTGGCATTTCTAATTTCCGGGGTTTTATCTCCAATTACGAAGGGGCCGGAGAAACTTTCTAGTTATGAATCAGGTATAGAACCGATCGGGGATGCTTGGTTACAATTTAGAATCCGTTATTATATGTTTGCTCTAGTTTTTGTTGTTTTTGATGTTGAAACCGTTTTTCTGTATCCGTGGGCAATGAGTTTCGATGTACTAGGGGTATCCGCTTTTATAGAAGCTTTCATTTTCGTGCTTATCCTAATTCTTGGTTTAGTTTATGCATGGCGAAAAGGAGCGTTGGAATGGTCTTAG